The genomic window TCCAAGACTGTGCCTGTGTTGCTGAAAGAACACCCTGAAATGCTGTATTAGGTTGCTGGgttattaaaaaccaaacaaaccagcacCTCCACCTTGCAGAAATGTCCCCTTCAGAGCATTTTAAATCTTTGTCCTCTGAGCAGAGCTTTAGGAGCTGTGTGCTGAGCACTGGAGAACTCATTTATCTTGCTTTAGAAGTGAGACAGGGATTAATTCTGCCCTCACTTTACACCATGGACTTTTATGGGTTTACCTGAGGGTAGAGGCAGCCTAAAAAATGTGGACATCTCAAAGCCAGAACTAATCAAAAGCTCTCAGACACACAGGAAATAAACTGCTATAGGTGCTGAGAAATTTCCAGTCCAAACTGGGTTGTCACTTAAGGGCTAAAATTTccatcagattaaaaaaaaaaaccagaatacaGGGGGGAAATCAGCTGGTAACAAGTTGCTGAGAAACAGCTCCCCAAAACAGAGTGTTTAAGTGTTCAAAAGTGGAAATTAAGTCAcataaagtaagaaaaaaattctttccctcCACAGCTAGCAATTCCAGCAGCTTGAAAGCCAGGGTGCTGCACCCAGGGGTCACTGCtggccccaggcagcagcagggaagccaAACCCCAACCTGGCAGCACACAGGGCTCCCAACTAGGGCAcccccagagctgccaggagctgtggggaCATGGGTCCCCTTGGGGCAGGCCAGGCACCAGAAATACTTCAAGGACATTCTGAAACCCCAAGGCTGTTATTACAGTTTGTGTAAGTTATCTTTAAGCAAGAAAGAAATAGGTCAGAGCCCTCAGAGGTTGAGCAgtagtaacaaaacaaaataaaacaaaacaaaagttcCTAATTGACCCAAACAATCCTGGCACAGCCTTGGAGAGACATTATCCCAGAAAAGGggcatgaagttcagcaaaacCCCAATATTACCTGTGCAGAGTGCCCCATCCTCCTGTCTGAGCAGCTGTCAGAGCCATCTAGTTCATTATCCCCATCCAGGTGGAAAGGGAATCCtgagaaaaagcacaaataaagcAGAGTTTGAAAGTATTTCCAAACTGATGCTGCCTTGTGAAGCAGATAAATAGTACAAGTCCAGCTAATGGTTTTGCTTGCCTTTATTTGGAACAGTGAAGCTGAGAAACCCCATAAAACCCCTCCTGGGGGTAAAAGAGAACAAACCCACCCAGAActcagagagcagaagaaatataGTTCTGTAATTCTCAATCTAGCACTGTGCTGTCTCTTTAAGGAGCACACAGCTGCtcagtacaaaaaaaataataataattaaaaaattgcctGATAAGGAGGCtgccttttctttatttcatcaTTACAGCTCTCAGTACTCCCTTCACCTTTGGTGGAGTGACCTCTGGATTGCCTCAGCAGCTTTGGAGGCAGGGCCGTGCCATACACACACCTCTGCAAAGCTCAAGGGGTGTCTGTGCTTCCGCAGGAAGAACCAAAGGACTGGAGATCTTGGGTGTTTTAGCCAGCATGCAAACCAGCTGAAGCTAAACAAAGTTTTGAGCTGGAATGGCTGTGATTTAAAGGGGTTGTTGGATGTGGGGAGCCCAAGAGATTGCTGTCATCTAAAAGGTTTATCCTGTATCATGGGTGGGATCTCGTTGTCACAGCAGCAAGGTCTGGTTTGCCTGTTGATGAGCTGGTacccagggtgctgggagaggcagaggcacCACAGCCCAGCAGTCACAAAACTGAGCAGCAAAATCCTGATGGAGTTTGGACCAGTTTTTTCCCCTCGACAACAGGCTCAATGCAGGCAGGACCTGAGCTGTTGCATTCAGTTTAGTTATACACTTACCTACAGGCAAAATCTCTCTTTTACCAGCTAAGGGTTTCATCAGGAATGTTTTCTAGTTAAAAATCTTCAAGGACACAGCAGGAGGGGGCTGCTCTCTTGGCCACTCTTTAACCTCTTCTGTCATTTCCTGCAGTACAGCAGCGAGGAATTAAAACCTGGTACAGTTTGtatgtaataaaataataaaataatgcaGTAATGTCTCTATTCTGTGCTCTGCACACACCCAGCTGATCTACCCAGAAATTCCCACTGCTTAAATTGATTTTTCCAATGCAGCTGCCACAAGGTGGAGGTATGAAGGCAGTAACACCAGAGCTCGTTGATAAAGCAGCCTGAAAGCGACGGTGCCTTCTGCTGGATTTCGGATTTATTACCACTAGAGGGAGGAAAGAACTCGTGGGACAACGGGGCTACCTCTCACTCAccagagaaacaaaattctCCAATGCAATTCACAACAGAGCTTTGTTAGGGACCTGAAGTCCTCCCTTCCCTACTTCAGGCTCACCTGGAGCAGATCAATGAATACCTGGCTGCAAATCTCCTTTGCTGCCAAGTCCTCTGAGAAAGCACAGCTGATTGCAAAGTTCCTAAAGTCTTACAGACTGCATTTGGTGTGGAGCAGCCAGCTCCTTATTGACTCAAGTTTATAAAGTTAATAAAACCAAGCCATACCCTGCATGCAGAGACTACTGAATTAATAAATCTCTGCTCCATGATTCCCACCAGAGGTCTAAAAGTTGTCAGACTTGATATCTCAAGTGTTGATATCTCAGACTGATATCTCAAAGTATTTCAGGTGTCCACAAACTGAAAAGATTGGAAACCGCTGTTGCAGAGAGCACAGAGCACTAGCAACTTTACAACAGGGTGGTTTACAACTCTGACACACATGCTTTTTAACTGCAATGTTAATTAATGTTCTACCAAAAAAGCCTACAACAAATCCGGAGCTCAGCCTCGTTTACTTCAGCTCACAAAAGACAAGGGCTGCTTTAAGAGATATCACCTGTAACCTGAGACTGCTCAAATTTAGGCATCATTTGACGCTTTTCCAGTGGTGACAAAGTTGTTCTGCCCAGTTTACCCAGGTTACATAAGGGActggcagctcctcctctgACAGAGCTGCCAGAAGCAGCCCTGcttctcccatccctgcctgtgAATAGACTTTCAAACCAGCTTTAGAGAAAAGTCTTTGCAGATCAGTCCAAGGAACTGGATATACTTCAAGAGGAACATGGCAAGTATctgaaagcagctctggctgaACTGGAAGGGCTCTAATACACAGAAGAACAAGTTTAGCCCAGCACGGATCCTCTGCCCTACACAAAGGATGGCAGATCTTACCATCCTGCTCCTCCGTGCCTGCCTGGCACTGCTTGCCATGCCCATCTACCTCCTCTCCTTCGTGGGCATATGGAAGCCTTTCTGCAAGAAGGTATTTATTCCTTACGTCTTAGGGCATATTTCAGATATCCACCTGAAAAAATCAAAGAAGCAGAGGCAGGAATTATTCCAGACCCTCCCTGACTTCAGGAGAGGCTCAGGAGAGCTGAGACTGCTGGAGATCGGCACGGGCTGCGGTGTTAACTTTGAGTTCTACCCACCAGGCTGCAAAGTCACCTGCACTGACATCAACCCCAACTTCCagcaatttctttcaaaaaacatGGCCAAGAACCAACACCTCCACTTCGAACAATTCCTGGTAGCCTCAGGAGATGATCTGCACCAAGTGCCCAGTGGTTCTGTGGACGCCGTCATCTGCACCCTCGTCCTCTGCTCTGTGAACAACATCAGTGGCACCCTGGAGGAGGTGCTGAGAGTGCTGAGACCAGTgagtatctgaaaaaaaaagttattaccTTTATTGCCCTGGTTAAATCAGATTTATGACCACTCTGCTCTGCTAAATGGTGCAAAGCTGGAGCAACACGCTGGTCAGTGAGTCCGAGTCTTAAATGGAAAACCCTAAAAACAACGTGGTCTGCTAACCAGGACTGCCACTAATTTTATAagtatttataataatttaaagCAGAACCGGTTC from Calypte anna isolate BGI_N300 chromosome 33, bCalAnn1_v1.p, whole genome shotgun sequence includes these protein-coding regions:
- the METTL7A gene encoding methyltransferase-like protein 7A; the protein is MADLTILLLRACLALLAMPIYLLSFVGIWKPFCKKVFIPYVLGHISDIHLKKSKKQRQELFQTLPDFRRGSGELRLLEIGTGCGVNFEFYPPGCKVTCTDINPNFQQFLSKNMAKNQHLHFEQFLVASGDDLHQVPSGSVDAVICTLVLCSVNNISGTLEEVLRVLRPGGAFYFLEHVAADPSSWKYFWQQICHPTWKLIFDGCCLTRELWKNLQQANFSELKLRHVSVALPWTPVDPHIVGYAVK